A genomic window from Amia ocellicauda isolate fAmiCal2 chromosome 15, fAmiCal2.hap1, whole genome shotgun sequence includes:
- the LOC136771944 gene encoding uncharacterized protein LOC136771944 isoform X2: MRICWIVLAVTVTADPVTVSVRVGDSVTLPCDGSACRGTPVEQLYIKWQTVDQDVYVFRRGTVYPGPGFENRAEVPLERIRQGDFSLTLQHTLLSDGEIYECFCEGQRKQDAFLGDVSLTITAREESSSVSYGQPLSLRLYSRAAVTVRFNPAGAGASLPVCAVEGGTVTPDPAYVPRVSGQEQEVTLSALTFTDQGSYTVLDSQSRTISTVNVTVTAHGDTLTLPSGASLSLPLYSPGPVEVLFAVAGEGACVSVCPVERDTVFSPGPGYEQRVSVQSGSLTLRSLTAADQGNYTVRESSTDHTISNVSVSVTAEESVFPVGLVTGILVLISVLGLALLCWYRWCRNKERVRITEPQVPSVQLTTQDCSSEQEGPEISTLMRNRHTPAKANGNGSVMNQVVNSVL, from the exons ATGAGGATCTGCTGGATTGTTCTGGCTGTGACTGTCACTGCAG ATCCTGTCACAGTGTCAGTGAGAGTCGGGGACTCTGTCACTCTGCCCTGTGATGGATCAGCTTGCAGAGGGACTCCTGTAGAGCAGCTCTACATTAAGTGGCAGACAGTGGATCAGGATGTCTATGTGTTCAGGAGAGGCACAGTCTACCCCGGTCCTGGGTTTGAGAACAGAGCTGAGGTTCCCCTGGAGAGGATCAGACAGGGGGACTTCTCTCTGACCCTCCAGCACACACTGCTCTCTGATGGAGAGATATACGAGTGTTTCTGTGAGGGACAGAGAAAACAGGATGCTTTTCTCGGAGATGTCAGTCTCACCATCACAG CTCGTGAGGAGAGCAGCTCTGTCTCCTATGGGCAGCCCCTGAGCCTCCGTCTGTACAGCAGGGCAGCTGTGACAGTGCGGTTTAACCCTGCGGGCGCTGGAGCCTCTCTCccagtgtgtgctgtagagggcggcaccgtgacccctgaccctgcCTATGTGCCTCGAGTCTCAGGGCAGGAGCAGGAGGTCACACTGTCTGCACTGACCTTCACTGACCAGGGCTCCTACACAGTGCTGGACTCCCAGAGCAGGACCATCAGCACTGTGAACGTCACTGTGACAG CTCACGGAGACACCCTCACCCTGCCGTCTGGAGCTTCGCTGTCTCTCCCACTCTACTCTCCTGGGCCGGTGGAGGTGCTGTTTGCTGTTGCAGGAGAGGGagcctgtgtctcagtgtgcccTGTGGAGAGggacacagtgttcagtcctgGCCCCGGGTACGAGCAGAGAGTGTCTGTGCAGAGCGGCTCTCTGACCCTGCGATCACTCACAGCAGCTGACCAGGGAAACTACACAGTGAGGGAGTCCAGCACCGACCACACCATCAGCaacgtctctgtgtctgtcactgCAGAGG AATCGGTGTTCCCGGTTGGCCTGGTCACAGGGATCTTAGTGCTGATCTCAGTGCTGGGACTCGCTCTGCTCTGCTGGTACAGATGGTGTCGCAATAAAGAGCGTGTGAGGATCACCGAGCCCCAGGTGCCCAGTGTGCAGCTCACAACCCAGGACTGCAGCTCAGAGCAGGAGGGCCCAGAGATCTCCACCCTGATGAGGAACAGACACACCCCGGCCAAAGCCAATGGGAACGGGAGTGTGATGAATCAGgtggtaaattcagtccttTAG
- the LOC136771944 gene encoding uncharacterized protein LOC136771944 isoform X1 has translation MTSGAAVSQSVSALCLSVSSDPVTVSVRVGDSVTLPCDGSACRGTPVEQLYIKWQTVDQDVYVFRRGTVYPGPGFENRAEVPLERIRQGDFSLTLQHTLLSDGEIYECFCEGQRKQDAFLGDVSLTITAREESSSVSYGQPLSLRLYSRAAVTVRFNPAGAGASLPVCAVEGGTVTPDPAYVPRVSGQEQEVTLSALTFTDQGSYTVLDSQSRTISTVNVTVTAHGDTLTLPSGASLSLPLYSPGPVEVLFAVAGEGACVSVCPVERDTVFSPGPGYEQRVSVQSGSLTLRSLTAADQGNYTVRESSTDHTISNVSVSVTAEESVFPVGLVTGILVLISVLGLALLCWYRWCRNKERVRITEPQVPSVQLTTQDCSSEQEGPEISTLMRNRHTPAKANGNGSVMNQVVNSVL, from the exons ATGACCAGTggtgctgctgtgtctcagtctgtctctgcactgtgtctctcagtctccTCAGATCCTGTCACAGTGTCAGTGAGAGTCGGGGACTCTGTCACTCTGCCCTGTGATGGATCAGCTTGCAGAGGGACTCCTGTAGAGCAGCTCTACATTAAGTGGCAGACAGTGGATCAGGATGTCTATGTGTTCAGGAGAGGCACAGTCTACCCCGGTCCTGGGTTTGAGAACAGAGCTGAGGTTCCCCTGGAGAGGATCAGACAGGGGGACTTCTCTCTGACCCTCCAGCACACACTGCTCTCTGATGGAGAGATATACGAGTGTTTCTGTGAGGGACAGAGAAAACAGGATGCTTTTCTCGGAGATGTCAGTCTCACCATCACAG CTCGTGAGGAGAGCAGCTCTGTCTCCTATGGGCAGCCCCTGAGCCTCCGTCTGTACAGCAGGGCAGCTGTGACAGTGCGGTTTAACCCTGCGGGCGCTGGAGCCTCTCTCccagtgtgtgctgtagagggcggcaccgtgacccctgaccctgcCTATGTGCCTCGAGTCTCAGGGCAGGAGCAGGAGGTCACACTGTCTGCACTGACCTTCACTGACCAGGGCTCCTACACAGTGCTGGACTCCCAGAGCAGGACCATCAGCACTGTGAACGTCACTGTGACAG CTCACGGAGACACCCTCACCCTGCCGTCTGGAGCTTCGCTGTCTCTCCCACTCTACTCTCCTGGGCCGGTGGAGGTGCTGTTTGCTGTTGCAGGAGAGGGagcctgtgtctcagtgtgcccTGTGGAGAGggacacagtgttcagtcctgGCCCCGGGTACGAGCAGAGAGTGTCTGTGCAGAGCGGCTCTCTGACCCTGCGATCACTCACAGCAGCTGACCAGGGAAACTACACAGTGAGGGAGTCCAGCACCGACCACACCATCAGCaacgtctctgtgtctgtcactgCAGAGG AATCGGTGTTCCCGGTTGGCCTGGTCACAGGGATCTTAGTGCTGATCTCAGTGCTGGGACTCGCTCTGCTCTGCTGGTACAGATGGTGTCGCAATAAAGAGCGTGTGAGGATCACCGAGCCCCAGGTGCCCAGTGTGCAGCTCACAACCCAGGACTGCAGCTCAGAGCAGGAGGGCCCAGAGATCTCCACCCTGATGAGGAACAGACACACCCCGGCCAAAGCCAATGGGAACGGGAGTGTGATGAATCAGgtggtaaattcagtccttTAG
- the LOC136711089 gene encoding uncharacterized protein LOC136711089, with the protein MLQWIVLAGVMTGGKEVSSAPVSVSVRVGDSVTLPCDGSAYRGTPVEQLYIKWQTVNQDVYVFRRGTVYPGPGFENRTEVPLERIRQGDFSLTLQHTLLSDGEIYECFCEGQRKQDAFLGDVSLTITGRKESASLSYGQPLSLRLYSRAAVTVWFNPAGAGASLPVCAVEGGTVTPDPAYVPRVSGQEQEVTLSALTFTDQGSYTVLDSQSRTISTVNVTVTAHRDALTLPSGASLSLPLYSPGPVEVLFAAAGEGACVSVCAVERDAASRPGPGYEHRVSVQNGSLTLRSLTAADQGNYTLRESGNNRTVSNVSLSVCDTVRGSGVLGRSRVGAVLAVLLLVTGIAVIIGHGLCFRGRVRERRTESQQV; encoded by the exons ATGCTTCAGTGGATTGTCCTGGCTGGAGTTATGACTGGAGGCAAGGaag TCTCCTCAGCTcctgtctcagtgtcagtgagaGTCGGGGACTCCGTCACTCTGCCCTGTGATGGATCAGCCTACAGAGGGACTCCTGTAGAGCAGCTCTACATTAAGTGGCAGACAGTGAATCAGGATGTCTATGTGTTCAGGAGAGGCACAGTCTACCCCGGTCCTGGGTTTGAGAACAGGACTGAGGTTCCCCTGGAGAGGATCAGACAGGGGGACTTCTCTCTGACCCTCCAGCACACACTGCTCTCTGATGGAGAGATATACGAGTGTTTCTGTGAGGGACAGAGAAAACAGGATGCTTTTCTCGGAGATGTCAGTCTCACCATCACAG GCCGTAAGGAGAGTGCCTCTCTCTCCTATGGGCAGCCCCTGAGCCTCCGTCTGTACAGCAGGGCAGCTGTGACAGTGTGGTTTAACCCTGCGGGCGCTGGAGCCTCTCTCccagtgtgtgctgtagagggcggcaccgtgacccctgaccctgcCTATGTGCCTCGAGTCTCAGGGCAGGAGCAGGAGGTCACACTGTCTGCACTGACCTTCACTGACCAGGGCTCCTACACAGTGCTGGACTCCCAGAGCAGAACCATCAGCACTGTGAACGTCACTGTGACAG CTCACAGAGACGCCCTCACCCTGCCATCTGGAGCCTCGCTGTCTCTCCCGCTCTACTCTCCTGGGCCGGTGGaggtgctgtttgctgctgcaggagagggagcctgtgtctcagtgtgcgctGTGGAGAGGGACGCAGCAAGTCGCCCTGGCCCCGGGTACGAGCAcagagtgtcagtgcagaacGGTTCTCTGACCCTGCGCTCACTCACAGCAGCTGACCAGGGAAACTACACACTGAGGGAGTCAGGGAACAACCGCACTGTCAGCaacgtctctctgtctgtgtgtgacacTGTGAGAG GGTCGGGGGTTCTCGGGAGGTCCAGGGTGGGTGCagtgctggcagtgctgctgcttGTCACTGGGATTGCAGTGATCATTGGGCACGGACTGTGTTTCAGgggaagagtgagagagagacggacagaaTCTCAACAGGTCTGA